In Chitinophaga sp. HK235, a single window of DNA contains:
- a CDS encoding alpha-2-macroglobulin family protein — protein MKYILLLLLLCCFSVTAGAQQLLTTSPQRSPLHHLYKLTDDEARLLYRKSPLRQKDSYEKLLHTPAGTFPATASFPTIMPPGNYLEVYAQQTNLSYVFRPVGNVRCKFINNGNDLAILVHDIQGKTIANADVQLQYKKVPFDAATQTYRLRHYKRTGILEVRYNEVLNFFDLSQQINKQLRRRSFLQRFFSQNQHRRQHNYYYNFNYRTPSENDYTGFLALNKPKYKPGDTVRLKAFIRHRKNGVVKTPLLLRLSDRNRDTDTILTTLQPYRPGGYEYQFVLSDSLDIDLDENYLLTIEAEPNRHITEDEEDDVAAKRKVMVRQTFEYEEYELSTVTFRARTDHSRHTRGTPVAVYLKATDENNLPVMDGRVKLWVRKSVVNRTFQPVVFVPDTLWYHEVNLEPSGETKVAIPDSIFPAATLDYEINCQFLSASNEAQYHNLIQHYEYKQEEIRFTRKADSLEINSLFAGKSTSDKGSLLIRNTTGDTIQLTNISLPAKIPLHPFANTYTVKTAQASATYNDLAGNDEISCQTSRTRDSVFVEIQNRFHLPFWYSIYAGDKMAHSGYGHDHLSWKAATTTLHDYTVSIQYIWNDQVTERSFTAVYADKLLNVNIQSPLTIFPGQTTRLSVHVKDMEGRPVKDADVTAYGLTTKFENLHPPSIPYAGKLYPRKGLYSSYANHLRSISSATQPMNWERWKKDMAIDTSTYYRFLHPDGVFSLSEPVDNGLTQIAPFIIVNGQPQRILYLWIDDSPAYLDWADIKPSYSFPVSRGFHHLHIRTPHKVITMDSVYTANGRKTFLSMDINKPGPRVTIKPATPLISKDESFSLSRYLGVFTNKQLSFTYLEQSDRVLPFPSKQYNSYLYAWPLTNSMAYYHVQGSYSQPFTPETGYAFSISQGLIKEKTFNSKNFLTYIGSNYAYQPPLLEMAITEKVMDSLWRDYKDNYRMGSTLQSTTTRQTALKAALSLQMDTSFSRHTVKQLFLYRYDDPSFYCIHSPENLHFSELTPGWYRVLILLRGNRYLLQDSLFVQEGGTTWHQLHSTPVLPADIVSRSLAEEVWQRSGVSIRYDNETNFPGTFNNQYMRNQSLRKTVTGLITDEENRPLPGVAIQLNGTNVGTISNPEGRFMMNVTPYGTLRVSFVGFISQDIQLDEQDFHRIVLTASQQALQEIVVTGYSTIKKQNMTGAMVTALEGRVAGISIRGMSSNSSGNPLIIIDGVPYQGDLASIDPSLIGNISVLKSEAAVALYGSSAASGAIIIVSGKANRDSLTLPTTRSSLRQRFRDDAFWQPRLRTNEKGETSFDVTFPDDITNWQTFAIAVTDNQQAGTASTQIKAFQPLTTNLAIPAFAIAGDTVHVIGKILNYTPDSSILDRRFYVNDQLLLQGSTGVKDSHLDTMAVAVPAADSISLKYTIQGPDNFMDGERRAIPIFPQGVKEATGNFLALRKDTSFSLTVTDTSALRIHATNGMASVFLDEIVQLKDYEYNCNEQMASKLIALLQEKQLRPLLGQTFGDEKNLRQLIRALTDNQGRNGLWGWWNKSEPVYWISGHVIKALLMAEANGYTTHLNKQALIDYQVFLLGSEQNRDKLTILETLQELGSKVDYHRYLDTLGTTGFNNYDLLRLLYLKVRAGDTVNISQLLRQSQRSMMGNLYWGEENNQLLSNNIMHTLLVYKILRQQKGQDTNLESIREWLIERRSPGYWRNTYESASILETILPDLLKSGQPLTATLTLNSRTITSFPYDTVVKPARALQVSKQGNMNIYFSSWQEHWNPAPEKVSRQFEVSSSLLSNGVPQTRLTAGTGVILSVEVNATADADYVMIEIPIPAGCSYASKSQSWLHDEVHREHFKNKVSIFCNRLSKGKHTFKVDLMPRYNGTYHLNPAKASMMYFPVFFGRTGMKQVIITGK, from the coding sequence TTGAAATACATATTGCTGCTACTACTGCTATGCTGTTTTAGTGTTACCGCTGGTGCCCAGCAACTACTGACCACCAGCCCTCAACGCAGTCCACTGCATCACCTTTACAAGTTAACCGACGATGAAGCCCGTTTGTTATACCGTAAAAGTCCGCTCCGGCAAAAGGACTCCTACGAAAAACTACTGCATACCCCTGCCGGCACTTTTCCCGCTACAGCCTCCTTCCCCACCATTATGCCTCCCGGAAACTACCTGGAAGTATATGCACAACAAACCAACCTCTCTTATGTTTTCCGGCCGGTGGGAAATGTACGCTGCAAATTCATCAACAATGGCAACGACCTGGCCATACTGGTACATGATATACAAGGGAAAACCATTGCCAATGCGGATGTACAATTACAATACAAAAAAGTCCCTTTTGACGCCGCCACCCAAACTTACCGACTCCGGCACTACAAACGGACAGGCATACTCGAAGTGAGATACAACGAAGTGCTCAACTTCTTTGATCTTTCCCAACAGATAAACAAACAGCTCCGCAGAAGATCATTCCTGCAGCGGTTTTTCAGCCAAAACCAGCATCGCCGGCAACATAACTACTACTATAACTTTAACTACCGCACCCCGTCTGAAAACGATTATACCGGCTTTCTGGCACTCAACAAACCGAAGTACAAACCCGGAGACACTGTGCGCCTAAAAGCGTTTATCCGGCACCGTAAGAACGGGGTAGTGAAGACACCGTTGTTACTCAGACTATCTGACCGTAACCGGGACACAGACACGATCCTCACCACGCTGCAGCCCTACCGGCCAGGTGGTTATGAATACCAGTTTGTGCTCAGTGACAGCCTCGACATTGATCTGGACGAAAACTACCTGCTGACCATTGAAGCAGAGCCCAACAGGCACATCACCGAAGATGAAGAAGATGATGTCGCCGCCAAACGCAAAGTAATGGTGCGCCAGACTTTTGAATATGAAGAATATGAACTGAGTACTGTTACTTTTCGCGCCAGAACCGACCACTCCCGGCATACACGCGGCACACCGGTTGCTGTATATCTCAAAGCTACTGACGAAAACAACCTGCCTGTAATGGATGGGCGGGTGAAGCTCTGGGTCAGGAAATCGGTCGTGAATCGTACCTTTCAGCCCGTTGTATTTGTGCCCGATACCCTTTGGTACCACGAAGTAAATCTGGAGCCTTCTGGTGAAACCAAAGTGGCCATCCCGGACAGCATTTTCCCGGCAGCCACCCTGGATTATGAGATCAATTGTCAGTTTCTGAGCGCCAGCAATGAAGCCCAATATCATAACCTGATCCAGCATTATGAATACAAACAGGAAGAAATCCGGTTCACCCGCAAAGCCGACAGCCTGGAAATCAACAGCCTGTTTGCCGGCAAGTCCACCAGCGACAAGGGCAGTCTTTTAATCAGAAATACCACCGGCGACACGATACAGTTGACAAACATCAGCCTGCCAGCCAAAATCCCTTTGCATCCTTTTGCGAATACCTATACCGTAAAGACGGCGCAGGCTTCGGCTACCTACAATGATCTCGCAGGGAATGATGAAATCAGCTGTCAGACCAGCCGTACCCGCGATTCTGTTTTTGTGGAGATACAAAACAGGTTCCACCTTCCTTTCTGGTACAGCATTTATGCCGGTGATAAAATGGCCCACAGCGGCTATGGTCACGACCACCTGTCCTGGAAAGCCGCCACCACTACCCTGCACGACTATACGGTTTCTATTCAGTATATCTGGAACGATCAGGTGACCGAACGCAGCTTTACAGCCGTATATGCCGATAAACTCTTAAACGTTAATATCCAGAGCCCACTCACTATATTCCCCGGACAAACTACCCGTTTATCCGTGCACGTTAAAGATATGGAAGGCCGGCCAGTAAAAGATGCAGACGTAACCGCCTACGGACTCACCACTAAATTTGAAAACCTGCATCCACCTTCTATTCCCTATGCTGGCAAACTGTATCCCCGCAAAGGTCTTTACTCCAGTTATGCCAACCACCTGCGCAGTATATCTTCCGCTACCCAGCCAATGAACTGGGAACGCTGGAAAAAAGACATGGCCATCGACACCAGCACCTATTATCGTTTTTTACATCCGGATGGAGTGTTCAGTCTTTCTGAACCCGTGGACAACGGCCTTACGCAGATAGCACCGTTTATCATCGTCAATGGACAGCCACAGCGTATCCTATACTTATGGATCGATGATTCGCCGGCCTACCTGGACTGGGCTGATATCAAACCATCCTATAGTTTTCCGGTATCACGTGGTTTTCATCATCTCCATATACGTACTCCCCATAAGGTGATCACCATGGACAGCGTTTATACCGCCAACGGGCGTAAAACCTTTCTGAGTATGGATATCAACAAACCTGGTCCTCGGGTAACCATTAAACCGGCAACTCCTTTGATATCCAAAGACGAAAGTTTTTCACTGAGCCGTTATCTGGGTGTATTTACCAACAAACAACTGTCTTTTACCTATCTGGAACAATCCGACAGGGTACTCCCGTTCCCCTCCAAACAATACAACTCCTATCTCTATGCATGGCCGCTAACTAACAGCATGGCCTACTACCATGTACAAGGCAGCTACTCCCAACCCTTCACCCCTGAAACCGGTTATGCCTTTAGCATATCACAAGGACTGATCAAGGAGAAAACGTTTAATAGTAAAAATTTCCTCACCTATATCGGCAGCAACTATGCATACCAGCCACCACTGCTGGAAATGGCCATTACAGAAAAAGTGATGGACAGCCTGTGGAGAGATTATAAAGACAACTACAGAATGGGCAGTACTTTGCAAAGTACTACAACACGGCAAACAGCATTGAAAGCGGCGCTATCCCTGCAGATGGACACCAGTTTCTCCCGACATACGGTAAAGCAGCTTTTCCTGTACCGCTATGATGATCCTTCCTTCTACTGTATTCACTCTCCGGAAAATCTACATTTCTCCGAACTGACACCCGGCTGGTACCGCGTACTGATATTGCTTCGTGGCAACCGTTACCTGTTGCAGGACAGCCTGTTTGTTCAGGAAGGTGGCACTACCTGGCACCAGCTTCATAGTACACCTGTACTGCCGGCAGATATTGTCAGCCGCAGCCTGGCAGAAGAGGTATGGCAACGATCCGGTGTTTCTATCCGCTATGATAATGAAACCAACTTCCCGGGTACTTTCAACAACCAGTACATGAGAAATCAGTCCCTTCGTAAAACCGTAACCGGGCTGATTACGGATGAGGAAAACAGACCTCTTCCGGGTGTCGCCATCCAGCTTAACGGAACCAATGTAGGCACCATCAGCAATCCGGAAGGCAGGTTTATGATGAATGTCACCCCGTACGGAACACTGCGGGTAAGTTTTGTGGGCTTTATATCGCAGGATATCCAGCTCGATGAGCAGGATTTCCACCGGATAGTGCTCACGGCTTCCCAACAAGCCTTGCAGGAAATAGTGGTAACAGGCTACAGTACTATAAAGAAACAAAATATGACCGGAGCAATGGTAACCGCTCTGGAAGGCCGTGTTGCCGGTATCAGCATACGCGGTATGTCCAGCAATTCTTCCGGTAATCCACTGATCATCATAGATGGTGTACCCTATCAGGGCGATCTCGCTTCAATAGATCCCTCTCTCATCGGGAACATCAGCGTATTGAAGAGTGAGGCGGCGGTAGCCCTTTATGGCTCCAGCGCCGCCAGCGGTGCCATCATCATCGTGTCCGGCAAAGCCAACCGCGACAGCCTGACACTTCCAACCACCCGCAGCAGCCTGCGACAGCGTTTCCGGGATGATGCATTCTGGCAGCCACGGTTACGCACCAACGAAAAAGGAGAAACCTCTTTTGACGTTACCTTCCCGGATGATATCACCAACTGGCAAACCTTTGCCATCGCGGTTACAGACAACCAACAGGCCGGCACCGCCAGCACACAGATCAAAGCATTCCAGCCGCTGACCACCAACCTGGCCATCCCCGCTTTTGCAATAGCCGGAGACACGGTACATGTCATCGGAAAAATACTCAACTACACCCCTGACAGCAGTATCCTCGATCGCAGATTTTATGTCAATGACCAGTTATTGCTGCAAGGCAGCACAGGCGTAAAAGACAGCCACCTCGATACCATGGCTGTAGCAGTTCCTGCAGCTGACAGCATCTCCCTGAAATATACCATTCAGGGTCCCGACAACTTCATGGACGGCGAACGCCGCGCCATCCCTATCTTCCCGCAGGGAGTAAAAGAAGCTACAGGCAACTTCCTCGCCCTGCGCAAAGACACTTCTTTCTCCTTAACAGTGACCGATACCAGTGCCTTACGGATACACGCCACCAACGGAATGGCTTCCGTATTCCTGGATGAAATAGTACAGCTGAAAGACTACGAATACAACTGCAATGAACAGATGGCCAGCAAACTGATAGCCCTGTTGCAGGAAAAACAGCTGCGCCCTCTCCTGGGTCAGACCTTCGGGGACGAGAAAAATCTCCGTCAGCTGATACGCGCACTCACCGATAACCAGGGCCGCAATGGCCTCTGGGGCTGGTGGAACAAAAGCGAGCCTGTATACTGGATCTCCGGACATGTCATCAAAGCACTGCTGATGGCAGAAGCCAATGGCTATACCACTCACCTCAACAAACAGGCGCTTATCGACTATCAGGTGTTCCTGCTGGGATCTGAGCAAAACCGTGACAAACTCACTATCCTGGAAACGCTGCAGGAGCTGGGCTCCAAAGTGGATTACCATCGTTACCTCGATACCCTTGGTACTACCGGCTTCAACAACTATGACCTGCTCCGGTTGTTATACCTCAAAGTGCGTGCAGGCGATACCGTTAATATCAGCCAGCTGCTTCGTCAAAGCCAGCGCAGCATGATGGGCAACTTATACTGGGGCGAGGAAAACAATCAGCTGTTGAGCAACAACATCATGCATACGCTGCTCGTATATAAGATACTGCGGCAGCAAAAAGGTCAGGATACCAACCTGGAAAGTATCCGGGAATGGCTGATAGAACGGCGCTCTCCCGGCTATTGGCGCAACACCTACGAGTCGGCCTCCATCCTCGAAACCATCCTCCCCGATCTGCTGAAAAGCGGACAGCCGCTAACGGCCACGCTTACACTCAACAGCAGGACTATCACCAGTTTCCCGTATGATACTGTCGTAAAACCGGCCCGGGCACTACAGGTAAGCAAACAAGGCAATATGAACATCTATTTCAGCTCGTGGCAGGAACACTGGAACCCGGCGCCGGAAAAAGTATCCCGGCAGTTTGAAGTCAGCAGCAGCCTGCTCAGCAATGGGGTACCCCAGACGCGTTTGACTGCAGGGACCGGCGTAATACTCAGTGTAGAAGTAAATGCTACCGCAGATGCAGACTATGTGATGATAGAGATTCCTATTCCGGCAGGATGTTCCTATGCGAGTAAATCGCAGTCATGGCTGCATGATGAAGTACATCGTGAGCATTTCAAAAACAAGGTCAGCATTTTCTGTAACAGGCTTAGCAAAGGCAAACATACTTTTAAAGTAGACCTGATGCCCCGTTACAACGGCACCTATCATCTGAATCCGGCCAAAGCATCGATGATGTATTTCCCGGTATTTTTCGGCAGAACAGGTATGAAACAGGTTATAATCACAGGCAAATAA
- a CDS encoding DUF962 domain-containing protein gives MKTIHQWLDEYGSSHRNDTNKLIHWICVPAIFFSIVGFLYAIRIPVPGTSIVLTVAQIALVLLIIYYARLSASLAVGMTIIGIICLWLWRLIAATGAPVWLVSLIIFVLAWIGQFIGHKIEGAKPSFFKDLQFLLIGPAWLLSFIYRKTGIKL, from the coding sequence ATGAAAACAATTCATCAATGGCTGGATGAATATGGCAGCAGTCATCGCAACGATACCAACAAGCTCATTCACTGGATATGTGTACCGGCTATTTTCTTTAGTATAGTTGGCTTTTTATATGCCATCAGGATACCGGTTCCAGGTACCAGTATTGTACTCACTGTAGCACAGATTGCCTTGGTACTACTGATCATTTATTATGCACGGCTGTCGGCCTCGCTGGCAGTAGGCATGACGATCATTGGTATTATCTGTCTTTGGCTGTGGCGCCTGATCGCCGCTACCGGAGCGCCCGTTTGGTTGGTATCCCTTATCATTTTTGTGCTGGCCTGGATAGGGCAATTTATCGGGCATAAAATAGAAGGCGCCAAACCCAGCTTTTTTAAAGACCTGCAGTTTCTTTTGATAGGCCCAGCCTGGTTATTGAGCTTCATTTACAGAAAAACAGGTATTAAACTGTAA
- a CDS encoding TonB-dependent receptor domain-containing protein yields MTLKNLLFLCFLLCTHYAIGQNQRITGKVTDATTGAPLEGITVRVKAALKGTQTNKDGIYQLEVPPGSILEFSAIGFKTQETNVNGRTEVNVQLATAATELTQIVLVGTRSSGRAKTETPVPVDVININQAGLPSAKMELTSLLNAAAPSFNYNKQSGSDGADQIDLATLRGLGPDQTLVLINGKRRHQTAFVAVFGTRGRGNSGTDLNAIPESAIDRVEILRDGASAQYGSDAIAGVINIILKKDVNHLSINTGYAGFYDPKYNTYYKKSLNQYEYSNAIDGNTFTIGANYGLPIGKHNGFINFSANFLRQGKTFRQVLDTNLNNTNGLPINAGRRAHGDGSVNTGGGMVNLEIPVGTSNTTVYAFGGYNYKASDAYAYTRTFHGFNPLASAHPDRFPLDPGGNLLFYPDIMKSIPTPGGQPDTVFNPHIQTHIQDVSLSAGVKGSTANDWKWDLSNTFGRNDFRFFGDKTFNASMGSATPTHFKDGGFSFAQNTANLTFSKDIPNIGAGFNLALGAEYRYEQYRIYAGEETSYNNYDKTNHQAIGAQGFPGYRPTDEVKANRSNIAGFVDAEWDITRKFLLGGAIRVENYSDFGFTSNYKMAARYKAAPGFNIRGSVSTGYRAPSLQQINYSSQFTNVQGGRISEVKITPNNNPITQAAGIPALKQEKSFNASLGFSLKPVSNLTITLDGYLVKVKDRIVLSGQFNQGDETLDSIFRKTLKDLRIDNAQFFANAVNTTNLGLDMVIDYNKKWKDQHFRVLFTGNIQHMNIDKINVPDKLNDSYIHRGEFFSEREQHFVLASAPPAKLGLNVEYGIKKLSVGTRVTYFGKIVLLGYGVAGDLGGTGINPQVALDKDGTLVPEQFNYSGKAVTDLYASYRFSSHITWFLGADNLFNVHPDLGYVPGAKLSAYDGETGGPWDAVQMGFNGTRLFTKIAFSF; encoded by the coding sequence ATGACCCTCAAGAATCTGTTATTCCTGTGCTTCCTGTTATGCACGCATTATGCCATCGGCCAAAATCAACGGATTACCGGTAAAGTTACAGACGCCACCACCGGCGCACCGCTGGAAGGTATTACTGTAAGGGTAAAAGCTGCACTCAAAGGCACCCAGACCAACAAAGACGGTATCTATCAGCTGGAAGTTCCGCCGGGTAGTATACTGGAATTCAGCGCTATCGGTTTCAAAACCCAGGAAACTAACGTCAACGGACGTACGGAAGTAAACGTACAGCTGGCCACTGCCGCCACCGAACTGACGCAGATCGTACTGGTAGGTACCCGTAGCAGCGGGCGCGCCAAAACCGAAACACCGGTACCGGTGGATGTCATCAACATCAACCAGGCAGGGCTGCCCAGCGCCAAAATGGAGCTGACCTCCCTGCTCAATGCCGCAGCCCCTTCGTTTAACTACAACAAACAAAGTGGCAGCGATGGTGCTGACCAGATAGACCTCGCCACCCTCCGCGGCCTGGGCCCTGATCAGACATTGGTGCTCATCAACGGTAAACGCCGCCACCAGACAGCTTTTGTGGCCGTATTTGGTACCCGTGGCCGGGGCAACTCCGGCACCGATCTCAACGCCATCCCCGAATCGGCCATCGACCGCGTGGAAATACTCCGCGACGGCGCTTCAGCACAGTACGGCTCCGATGCCATCGCCGGTGTTATCAACATCATCCTTAAAAAAGATGTCAACCACCTCTCCATCAATACCGGCTACGCCGGCTTCTATGACCCGAAATACAATACCTATTATAAAAAATCACTCAATCAATACGAATACAGCAACGCTATTGATGGCAACACTTTCACCATCGGTGCCAACTATGGCCTGCCCATCGGCAAACACAACGGCTTTATCAATTTCTCCGCCAACTTCCTCCGTCAGGGCAAAACCTTCCGGCAGGTGCTGGACACTAACCTGAACAATACCAACGGGCTGCCTATCAACGCCGGACGCCGCGCCCATGGCGATGGTTCCGTCAACACCGGCGGCGGAATGGTCAACCTCGAAATACCCGTTGGCACCAGCAATACGACCGTTTATGCCTTCGGCGGATATAACTATAAAGCATCTGACGCCTACGCCTATACGCGAACATTCCATGGCTTCAATCCACTCGCCAGCGCCCATCCCGACCGCTTCCCGCTGGACCCCGGCGGCAACCTCCTTTTTTACCCCGACATCATGAAAAGCATCCCCACACCAGGCGGACAACCGGATACCGTATTCAACCCCCACATACAAACACATATACAGGATGTTTCTCTTTCTGCCGGCGTGAAAGGCAGCACCGCCAACGACTGGAAATGGGACCTGAGCAATACCTTCGGCAGAAATGATTTCCGCTTTTTTGGCGACAAAACCTTTAACGCATCCATGGGAAGTGCCACCCCTACTCATTTTAAAGATGGTGGTTTTTCCTTCGCACAGAATACCGCCAACCTCACCTTCTCCAAAGACATTCCGAACATAGGTGCCGGTTTTAACCTCGCCCTGGGAGCTGAATACCGCTACGAACAGTACCGCATATACGCAGGAGAAGAAACCTCCTATAACAACTACGACAAAACTAATCATCAGGCTATCGGCGCACAGGGCTTCCCCGGCTACCGCCCTACAGATGAGGTGAAAGCCAACCGCTCCAATATCGCCGGATTTGTGGACGCAGAATGGGACATCACCCGCAAATTCCTGCTGGGCGGCGCTATCAGGGTAGAGAACTACAGCGACTTCGGTTTTACCAGCAATTATAAAATGGCAGCCCGCTATAAGGCAGCTCCCGGTTTTAATATACGCGGCTCCGTTAGTACCGGCTACCGTGCCCCTTCCCTGCAACAGATCAACTACAGCTCACAATTCACCAATGTGCAGGGCGGCCGTATCTCAGAGGTGAAGATAACACCCAACAACAACCCTATCACCCAGGCCGCAGGCATCCCCGCACTGAAGCAGGAAAAGTCCTTTAACGCCAGCCTGGGCTTCTCTCTGAAACCTGTCTCCAATCTCACCATCACCCTCGATGGTTACCTCGTAAAAGTAAAAGACAGGATTGTATTGTCAGGGCAATTCAACCAGGGCGATGAGACGCTGGACAGTATATTCCGGAAAACCCTCAAAGACCTGCGCATCGACAATGCCCAGTTCTTTGCCAATGCTGTAAACACCACCAATCTCGGCCTCGACATGGTGATAGACTATAACAAAAAATGGAAGGATCAGCATTTCCGGGTGTTGTTTACCGGTAATATCCAGCATATGAATATTGATAAGATCAATGTGCCGGATAAGCTGAACGACAGCTATATCCACCGCGGAGAATTTTTCAGCGAGCGCGAACAACACTTTGTACTGGCTTCTGCGCCACCCGCCAAACTGGGGCTCAACGTGGAATACGGTATTAAAAAACTCAGTGTAGGCACTCGCGTTACCTATTTCGGAAAGATTGTGCTGCTGGGTTATGGGGTTGCCGGTGACCTGGGCGGCACTGGTATTAATCCGCAGGTAGCACTCGACAAAGACGGCACGCTTGTCCCCGAACAGTTTAATTACAGCGGCAAAGCGGTAACCGACCTGTACGCCAGCTACCGCTTCTCTTCCCATATAACCTGGTTCCTTGGTGCAGATAACCTCTTCAACGTGCATCCTGACCTGGGTTATGTACCCGGTGCCAAATTATCAGCTTACGACGGTGAAACCGGCGGCCCCTGGGATGCTGTACAGATGGGCTTCAACGGTACCCGCCTGTTTACCAAAATTGCTTTCAGCTTTTAA
- a CDS encoding AraC family transcriptional regulator produces MSAKEHFPIFGIRAFQDNVQSDCSFLYHELRGERYIEKPHKHDFFVFLLIEKGSGTHSIDFIDYKVGTHQIHLLFPDQVHRWSFGKNTVGYQLMISRPAFEAFSHSLRFSAVLYQNHPVMELAPEVFRQLLYEFKAIQNELNKRPVHWEIIHLRNQLIAQLISREAESKFEDMTVYRTKPVLLKYLSLINTNYKEQKSVAFYAEQLNISPNYLNILCKRHFQVPATFLIQNRVMLEAKRLILASDKTIKEIAFELGFNDLAYFSNFFKSQTGASPRQFKEQL; encoded by the coding sequence ATGAGTGCAAAAGAGCATTTCCCGATATTCGGGATCAGAGCGTTTCAGGATAACGTGCAGAGTGACTGTAGCTTTCTGTACCATGAGCTCCGTGGAGAAAGATATATTGAGAAACCCCATAAGCACGATTTCTTCGTTTTTCTCCTGATCGAAAAAGGTAGCGGCACCCATTCCATCGACTTCATTGATTACAAGGTGGGAACTCATCAGATACATCTGCTGTTTCCCGACCAGGTGCACCGCTGGTCTTTCGGTAAAAATACGGTCGGATATCAACTGATGATCTCTCGGCCGGCTTTTGAAGCCTTCTCCCATTCCTTACGTTTCTCCGCTGTGCTTTACCAGAACCATCCGGTGATGGAGCTGGCACCGGAAGTTTTCCGGCAGCTGCTCTATGAGTTTAAAGCTATACAAAACGAACTGAACAAACGACCTGTCCACTGGGAAATCATCCATCTGAGAAATCAGCTGATTGCCCAGCTGATAAGCCGGGAGGCGGAAAGTAAATTTGAAGATATGACCGTGTACCGTACCAAGCCGGTACTGTTAAAATATCTTTCGCTGATCAACACAAACTATAAAGAGCAGAAGTCGGTAGCCTTTTACGCAGAACAGCTGAACATCTCCCCTAATTACCTGAATATCCTTTGTAAACGGCATTTTCAGGTGCCTGCCACCTTTCTGATCCAGAACCGGGTGATGCTGGAGGCCAAAAGGCTGATACTGGCTTCTGATAAAACCATCAAAGAGATCGCTTTTGAACTGGGCTTTAATGATCTGGCCTACTTTTCGAATTTCTTTAAAAGCCAGACCGGCGCTTCACCCCGCCAGTTTAAGGAACAGTTATAA